Part of the Prionailurus bengalensis isolate Pbe53 chromosome B3, Fcat_Pben_1.1_paternal_pri, whole genome shotgun sequence genome is shown below.
TCGTACAGCAGGGATTGTTGTAGCACTGCTTGAAGGAGCCACAGTCACACTGCTCACCTGGCTCCACTACATAGTTTCCACAACGATCGTGAGTCAGGCTTTTATTGAAATAGGAAAGTCCTGAGTCAAATATGCACTcacaaaaattattcaccactacATGCTGCATATGAACGAAGGAACAGTTACTGAAAGAATCTGTCATACTAGGGTATTGATTCATAATGCAGGTAGACCTCCTCTGGCATGCACAAAACTTATTGTCATAAAAAATACCAATGGATTTTGCAATTTTTTGGGCTACTAACACagacaacaataaaaaatgtctgCCTAGAGAAGCAAGTGAGATGATGGATTTTGATCTGCATACCGCATACGTGGCTGGCTGAAACTGAAGTTCATGTGGTGCATCTTTGTTCATAAGTAAAGCTGTATGTGGTTTAAAAGCAACAAACAAGTGTCTTTGAAAGTAGATATGAATCGGACTCCCTGGCACCTGAAAATTGTTCAAGACAACTGGATCTTCCAGATTATAAATGATCATGGAGGAAATATAGTGCCTTACATCAATACCTTGAAGCATTGAGTCAGTCAAGCTAACAAGCCTTACGAGGAATTGGGCACATTTTGACACGTTGTTGAACACACTATACATTGTTTTGGAACTGAGAACAAGTCCTTTCAAAATTCCATGACGGGATGAATACAACTTACTAGAGATCCTGGGGGCTGCACTGATATTTGCTTGAGAGAACAGGGGTATCCTATCCCCCTTATATCCCAGGTTATAAGTAGGTCCCGTTGCATTGGTGTCTGCCACTCTCTGAGAAACAACGTGTTCAAACCGTTGGGAATCGCTGAGGGGTCTGATTTCATAGGCAAGGTCATCCAACTTCATGATACCTTCAAGGCCCCATAGCACGTGTCCATGGTTACCATGGAAAGAGGAATCTCCTCCAGGTAGCCGAGGTAGTAACAGTCTGGAGGGATGAAGGGGTAGTCCATCTGCAAGGCTTCCTGATCATCCTGAGTCATCATCAGCAAATGTCTGGACCAAAAGAGTTTCTTGTGCCTCATGTGGATAACATGGCTCTTGACCCCAAAACGCAGGCTATAGgacagccagccaggcatctgAACGCCCTTGCCGTGGTGCCACTCCTTCTTGGGAATTACCACCTCAGAAGAGATGTAGCGCCATGAGGGACAACCTTGAGAACCTTGGACAGGAGCCAGCACTGCCCAGAGTGCAAACAGCAAGAGGGGTGCCCTTAGGGTGACCTGGCCCTCTGCCAGCCTCATGCCCCTGCTCAGGGACATCTGCCAgtgagaatggataaatggaggaTCCTCAGCAAAGCCAGGTCTAGACCATCAGACAGAACAGAGGGCTGGACCGGGTGGCCAGCACCCTACACCTCAGGGCCACCTGTGGGGTTAGGTAACAGTCACAGGGTGTGGCATTGGGTGACCCTGCTCATCCGTTCACCTGGGGTGGATGTGGGAGAGTCAGGTGGGCCATGGTCAACAGTGCTCACATGGACATGTGTAGGGTCTTGGACCCAGAAACACGGCCCTATTCAACACattccatcttttctccttctACTCGGATACGGGATATGCAATTATAACACACTGAACTTCTCTACCAATTCCACGTCCTGTGGTGCTGCTGGGTCACTTTCTCTGGATGACTGCTTTTCCTCATTATGGAGACCAATGCTTCCTACTTCCATGGGATATGGAGGTAGACTGTCAATTTTACCTTTGTACGTATTGAAAAACCTCGCTTTGTAATTTTACATGTCTTACTCTGGTTGGCTTTTATTTGCAAGCCATTTGatcctttttgttgttgctttgaaGCTTCCTCTGAGTTTACTGAGGAAACATTTCCCAGTATTCTGTGTCATGATTGGTGAAGTACaaggttgtattttagttttttcttatgCCATCTGGGGAGAACAGAAGGTATTGCTGAACATGTGTGAGCCCCAGGGGATTTCCCCTCTAATCCCTTATTGTGGTTCTTTCCTGGCCTCTAGCAGTCTTCTCCCATGCCTGTGAGGTTCTCTCCTCAGGTGGAGATAGATGCAGGGGAGTTGAGGTTACGTTGGCAGCTTGCACCATGGAGGCTGCACATGATCAAAAATGGTATCGACCATGGAACTCCCTTGTTTAAGTACCGTCTAGTCCTTTAAAATCCCCTAGGTTGGGCAGAAACCTTCAGAGTTGACTTTTGGAGAAGAGTCTGCCTTTTCTCCAGGTGGCTAGCCTCCTAAATAAATATGAACTTCttaaaacttccagactcattctatgaagccagtattactttgattcctaaaccagacagagacccagcaaaaaaagagaactacaggccaatatccctgatgaatatg
Proteins encoded:
- the LOC122469633 gene encoding LOW QUALITY PROTEIN: disintegrin and metalloproteinase domain-containing protein 21-like (The sequence of the model RefSeq protein was modified relative to this genomic sequence to represent the inferred CDS: inserted 1 base in 1 codon; substituted 2 bases at 2 genomic stop codons); the encoded protein is MSLSRGMRLAEGQVTLRAPLLLFALWAVLAPVQGSQGCPSWRYISSEVVIPKKEWHHGKGVQMPGWLSYSLRFGVKSHVIHMRHKKLFWSRHLLMMTQDDQEALQMDYPFIPPDCYYLGYLEEIPLSMVTMDTCYXGLEGIMKLDDLAYEIRPLSDSQRFEHVVSQRVADTNATGPTYNLGYKGDRIPLFSQANISAAPRISSKLYSSRHGILKGLVLSSKTMYSVFNNVSKCAQFLVRLVSLTDSMLQGIDVRHYISSMIIYNLEDPVVLNNFQVPGSPIHIYFQRHLFVAFKPHTALLMNKDAPHELQFQPATYAVCRSKSIISLASLGRHFLLLSVLVAQKIAKSIGIFYDNKFCACQRRSTCIMNQYPSMTDSFSNCSFVHMQHVVVNNFCECIFDSGLSYFNKSLTHDRCGNYVVEPGEQCDCGSFKQCYNNPCCTSDCILTPGSKCNTGRCCTNCTYSDAGTLCRPIQNICDLPEYCHGVSVECPDDFYMQDGTPCTEEGYXYHGNCTDRTMHCQEIFGRNAVKAENVCYTINQKGSXYGHCRRDPGVFKSKPCSPTDMQCGRLQCSNVTHLPQLQEHVGFHQSEISGFWCFGLDSHHSTGTTDIGHVRTGTPCAPGKFCQDTYCNGSVAQLNYDCIPEKCSHRGICNNNRNCHCHVGWDPPRCTERGTGGSTDSGPPPRRMRSVRQSRESVVYLRVIFARIYALIAAFLFGVAGNVRTINRQKVTEDTVDQDNA